GCTGTTGTTTGGGAACCGCTTTTCGTACAAGGAAACGGGTAATTATCTGATCATTCAGCCGGGAAAAGTCGAACGACAATCGACCATCAGTGGCTATATTCTGGACGATGAAACGGGCGAAAAAGCCGACCTCGTGAGTATTTACGACAAGACGCGGTTTGTAGCCACGGTCAGTAACGACCAGGGCTATTTCAAACTTCGGGTCAAAGACCGGAGTGTCCCTTTATCGTTCACGGTCAGTAAAATTGGGTACGGCGACACCACGCTGACCCTGCCAGCCAACCAGGAAGTAACCATTCGCATCAAACCCAAAGCGATCCTGCTCGATGAGGTGACGATCAATCCGAATTCCCGGGGCGAACGAACCTGGTTGGGCCGGACCTTTCTGTCCCGTCGCTTGCGGGCCCAAAGTCAGAACTTGAGTCGCTTTTTCGTCAATCTGCCCTACCAAATCGCCCTCACTCCGGGTCTGGGTAGCCACGGTCGACTGAGTTCACAGGTCGTCAATAAAGTGTCGGTCAATCTACTGGGTGGGTACAATGCCGGCGTACAGGGGGTCGAAATTGCGGGCGTTTTCAACATCATCAAAAACGATGTTCGGTCGGTACAGTTAGCGGGTTTGTTTAATCTGGTGGGTAGTAGTGTCTACGGGTTTCAGGCCGCCGGTCTGCTAAATAGGGCTCTGGATACGCTTCGGGGCGTGCAGATCGCGGGTGTTAGTAATCGCGTTCAAACCAGTCAGCGTTCCGTACAGATTGCGGGCGTATTCAATACGGCGGATATTACCCACGGCAGTGTTCAGCTGGCGGGGGTATTGAATCAGGCCCGGCGGGGTACTGCCAGCGTACAGATTTCCGGACTGGTCAACCACCATCGTGATACGGTAACGGGTGCTCAGGTGACCAGTCTTTACAATTACGCCCGGCATGTGAAAGGATTACAACTGGGCCTGATCAATGTAGCCGATAGCTCATCAGGCTATAGTCTGGGCCTGATTAACCTAATTCGAAACGGCAAAATGAGTTTCACATTAGCCGCCAACGACGTGGTGCCTTTCCAGCTGACCTTTAAAAGTGGTACTCACCGCCTGTATACCATTCTGCTAGCGGGTTATTCGCCCTTTGCTTCGCAACCCGTGTTTACGTTTGGGGCGGGGCTGGGACGAGAATTTCAGCTGGGTACCCGCTGGTCACTCGCTACGGACCTTACCTCGCAAAATCTGTATCAGGGTAATTGGGACACGCTACCCATACTGGCTCGTCTGGAAACGAGTCTGCAATTCCGGATCAATCCGCACTGGACCCTTTCGACGGGGCCTGCCCTATCCCTCACCTATGCGGATCAGCTCAGCGAAGTCTATACCTCGGCAAAGGGCTATCCCCACTGGAATTTCTCCTCCACTGCTTACGGCTGGGTAGGTTGGCAGGGCGGTGTACAAGTTAATTTTTGAGAAATCTAGCTTATTTTTATTCTACATAATTTACTTATAGTCAGCATTTTACACCAAATCATATCGCTTTATAAAAAGTACTTCCCTAAAAAAATGAAAATAAATTTAGGGTAAGGCTAGAGCATGTTGTCAAGGATATACAAAACGAAAGAACGTTAGCCCGGTACCAGCTGGCGACTTTTCGTAGACGTAGATTCTCATCACTTCATGCATTCATAGCTCATGAAAATTTTTTCTTACTCCGCTTCTTTCAAAAAATGGTTTACACTCCTCTTCGCTGGATTGGCATCGGGAGTTCAGGCTCAGGATTTACAAAAGAGTGTTGCTCATATTGGTCTGGTCTATCCCTTAAGTAGTAATGGCACCCACGCCGACCAATACTCCAACTCATTTTCTCTGCATCTACTGGCGGGCGTTTCCGGGGCGGAGACGGGTTTCAGTATGGCGGGCCTAGGCAGTGTCGTTCGACAGGATGCGAAAGGATTGATGCTATCGGGCCTTTTCAATACGATTGGCGGACGGGCTCAGGGTGCTCAGCTGTCGGGACTTCTGAACCGGGCTCAGTCGGCCCGGGCAACCCAATTGGCGGGATTGCTAAATGTAGTCAGCCAAGAGACGCAGGGTCTACAACTAGCGGGTGTCACCAATGTCGCTGGAACGGGTAAGGCCGTTCAGGTAGCGGGGGTGGGCAACGTATCTCGCCAATCGACGGTACAGGTGGCCGGGGTTTTTAATCAGTCCGAAGAAGTCCATACGCAAGTTGCTGGTCTGATCAACGTGGCCAAACGCGTCAAAGGCGTACAAATCGGAGTACTGAATATAGCCGATAGCAGTGATTATTCGATTGGGTTGATTAATCTGGTGAAAAATGGGGAGAAAAGTATTTCCTTAAGTACCGATGAAACCTTGACGGGCTTCTTGTCCTTCCGTTCCGGTGGACGAGTCCTATACGGATTGGTTGGACTCGGATACAACCTGAAACAACCCCAACAATCGCTGTACGGACTGGAAGCGGGTCTGGGGGCTCACGTACTCGTGCGTGAACCGTATCGCGTGAGTCTGGAAGCCGTTACGGTAACCCTCACTGACTTCAAAAAACGGGAGTATTTACGGAACTCTTTACGTATACTACCTTCCGTTCGGTTCGCGAAACAATGGGAATTTTTCCTTGGGCCCACGATCAACTACGTAGACTTCACGCGTGAGACTTCGGATGATTTGCGGGGCATTTATCTCTGGAGTAAGCAGCGAACCAAGAATACGCAGGGCTTGTACCTGGGTGTAACGGCGGGGTTACAGATTATCCTGTAATTGTTGTTTAGTAATAGTTTGGGGTTTCATTACAGGTGATGTGTTAATGTGTAACACTTAGTATTATAGGATTAGTATTTCGTCCCGTTGAGTTGGCTGGTTTTTTAGTCCGTATGTATTCCATGCCGGCACGCCCACCGCTGACTTCCTCTTGCTCTAGTCCAACGCATTGCCGAGGAAGAAGGTGGCTTGAGCCCCAGAATGCGATTCCCGGAATGGAATTCCGACATGGAATGTGATAGGACGGGGATTGGGTTTATGTCGCACACACAGATAGTTGGTTGTACTTTAACAACTTCAAACCATTACCTAATGAAATGCTAGCGGATGAAAACCCTCCCACTGCAGAGGTTCTCCAGCTACCACCCAACCGTGCTTGCGGTACCAAAGTCGATCTAGGTAAGGCGAATGTAAGGGCTACAGGCAGTACGTTTCATGCAAAAATACAACCTGCTTTTTGACCAGATACATATAGTATTTGCGGGCTCTATTCTACATTGAACCAGAAGCCTGTGTTCGGTAACAACTACAGAAATTTACCGGATTCTGAGGCATTTTGCTTCAAGTTTGGGACATTCTGTGTTATTTTGGACGTTTTCTCTCTTTACGTAGAGATTTACCAATCGTACCTACCATGATTATTGAACCTAAAGTACGTGGATTCATCTGTCTGACGGCCCATCCCAAAGGATGCGAGCAAAACGTTGTGAATCAGATTCAGTATATCCAGTCCAAAGGCCCGATTGAGGGGCCTAAGAAAGTGCTGGTGATCGGAGCTTCGACCGGCTTCGGGCTAGCTTCCCGCATTACCAGTGCCTTTGGCTCGCAGGCCGCAACTCTCGGTGTGTATTTCGAAAAGCCACCCCAGCCGGGCAAACCGGCTTCAGCGGGCTGGTATAATACGGCCGCCTTTGAAGCCCAGGCTCAGGAGGCAGGTCTGTACGCCAAGAGTGTGAACGGCGATGCTTTTTCCAACGAAATCAAAGAGAAAGTGATTGGCCTGATCCAGGCCGATTTAGGTCAGGTGGATCTGGTGATTTACAGCGTGGCCTCTCCCCGGCGGACCAATCCGAATACGGGCATTACGCACAACTCCGTATTGAAACCGATTGGCCAGTCCTTTACCAACAAAACGGTTAACTTCCACAACGGCGTCGTTTCGGAAATCAGCATTGAACCCGCTACGGAAGAAGACATCGAAAATACGGTCGCTGTCATGGGTGGTGAAGACTGGAAACTTTGGATTGAAGCCCTGAAGGCAGCAGACGTACTGGCTCCGGGTGCTTTGACGGTCGCCTATTCTTACATCGGACCAGCCCTTACCGAACCCGTGTACCGCAAGGGTACCATTGGCCGGGCCAAAGATGATTTGGAAGCAACGGCGTCCAGCATCACGGATACGCTGAAAGACCTGGATGGCAAAGCTTATGTTTCGGTTAACAAGGCTCTGGTAACGCAGGCCAGCTCGGCGATCCCCGTTATTCCGCTGTATATTTCACTGTTGTACAAGGTGATGAAAGAGCAGGGCATCCACGAAGGTTGTATCGAACAAATGCAACGCTTGTTCCAACAACGTCTATACACCAATGGAACCGTACCTACGGACGAAAAAGGTCGTATTCGTATTGACGATTGGGAAATGCGGGAGGACGTTCAGGCTCAAGTGGCCAGTTTGTGGGCAGAAGCAACTACTGAAAGCTTACCGCAACTGGGTGACTTGGAAGGATACAAAACCGACTTCTTTAATTTATTCGGTTTTGAAGTAGGCGGCGTTGCCTACGAAACTTCCGTAGACGAAATGGTCGAAATACCCGGTCTGGCTTAAGAGTCAGTACCCTTATGATTATATTGAGATACCCTGTCCAAGGCCGGAGGCTTGGGGCAGGGTTTTCTTTTTGAGCGTTCCCCGCATTCATTTCCACAACACTATTAAAAAAACCGTCAGGCAGGACCCAACGGTTTTCGTGAATTAACCCACACCTTTAACTTAATCGGTGAACAGCAAATATAGTAAGTCACGTGACTTTATATACGTTTTATAAAACTTTTATTACCAGACTTGGGCAATTTTTTTGAACACATCTACTTCAAGATCAGAATATGTGTTTTGTACCATAATTTAAAAGACAACCGTTCTCACTATTTCAAAACGGTGAGATTTAATTTAGACGTTCGTAAACGCATAGCAAAAACTACTAATAGCTCTGTTTTATTTTAAAAGTGATTATTTGTAACGGGGATAAATATCACTTTTGAGTATAAA
The genomic region above belongs to Siphonobacter curvatus and contains:
- a CDS encoding carboxypeptidase-like regulatory domain-containing protein; this encodes MHSIPVRAWVVTILGAFACIFDLHAQQLLVRKISLTVKREPLSQVLQHIGEKGDFYFSYNSNLIPRDSLVSLQVSNQTVQYTLQLLFGNRFSYKETGNYLIIQPGKVERQSTISGYILDDETGEKADLVSIYDKTRFVATVSNDQGYFKLRVKDRSVPLSFTVSKIGYGDTTLTLPANQEVTIRIKPKAILLDEVTINPNSRGERTWLGRTFLSRRLRAQSQNLSRFFVNLPYQIALTPGLGSHGRLSSQVVNKVSVNLLGGYNAGVQGVEIAGVFNIIKNDVRSVQLAGLFNLVGSSVYGFQAAGLLNRALDTLRGVQIAGVSNRVQTSQRSVQIAGVFNTADITHGSVQLAGVLNQARRGTASVQISGLVNHHRDTVTGAQVTSLYNYARHVKGLQLGLINVADSSSGYSLGLINLIRNGKMSFTLAANDVVPFQLTFKSGTHRLYTILLAGYSPFASQPVFTFGAGLGREFQLGTRWSLATDLTSQNLYQGNWDTLPILARLETSLQFRINPHWTLSTGPALSLTYADQLSEVYTSAKGYPHWNFSSTAYGWVGWQGGVQVNF
- the fabV gene encoding enoyl-ACP reductase FabV — protein: MIIEPKVRGFICLTAHPKGCEQNVVNQIQYIQSKGPIEGPKKVLVIGASTGFGLASRITSAFGSQAATLGVYFEKPPQPGKPASAGWYNTAAFEAQAQEAGLYAKSVNGDAFSNEIKEKVIGLIQADLGQVDLVIYSVASPRRTNPNTGITHNSVLKPIGQSFTNKTVNFHNGVVSEISIEPATEEDIENTVAVMGGEDWKLWIEALKAADVLAPGALTVAYSYIGPALTEPVYRKGTIGRAKDDLEATASSITDTLKDLDGKAYVSVNKALVTQASSAIPVIPLYISLLYKVMKEQGIHEGCIEQMQRLFQQRLYTNGTVPTDEKGRIRIDDWEMREDVQAQVASLWAEATTESLPQLGDLEGYKTDFFNLFGFEVGGVAYETSVDEMVEIPGLA